The Arcobacter roscoffensis genome segment GTCAAAGAGTTGTATTTGCTGTAAATGAAAAAAATATAGCTATGATGATACCTGTAAAAATAGTAGGATTTATATCAAATAAAGTTGCTATTGAAGGTCAAGGATTGAGTGAAGGTATGCAGATAGTTGAAAAAGGAAATGAAAGAGTTTTCCCAAAATCACCAGTAAAAATTATAAATAAAAAATAAATATAGCTAAGAAAAAAGGAACAAATAAATGGATTTAATCAAGTTTTCCATAAAAAACCCAGTTACTATAATCGTATCAGTACTAATTGTAGTAATTTTTGGTTTTTTATCACTAACTAAACTTCCTTATCAATTAACTCCAACAGTTACTAAACCTGAGATTAAAGTAACTACTTCATGGGCAGGGGCTACTCCCTATGAAATCGAGCGAGAGATAATTGAAGAGCAAGAAGAGGCATTAAAAAGTTTAAATAATCTAATAGAATATGAGTCATCTTCTAAAGATAATTATGGAGAAATTACTCTTACATTTAAACTTGGAACTGATATTAGAGCTGCTTTACAAGATGTATCAAATAAGTTGAATGAAGTTAACTCTTATCCAAGTGCTGCAAATGAACCTGTAATTGAAACAGCAAGTGCAAGTCCTGTTATTTGGATGATGCTTCAAACTCTTGATGGCAATGATAGACACGTTGATGAGTATAAAACATTCTTTGAAAATGAAATAAAACCAGCTATCAAAAGAGTTGAGGGTGTTTCTGGAACAATGGGTGGTGGTGGCCGTGAGCAAGAAATGCAAATTGAGTTTGATGTAAATAAACTTGCTTCTTATGGTCTTACTATAAATGAAGTTATTAATACTTTACAAAATGAAAATGTAGATGTTTCAGCAGGTATTCAAAATCTAGATAGAAGATCATATAGAATTAGAACAGTACATAAGTTCTCTACAACAGAGGATATAGAAAATGTTATTCTTATTTCAAACAGAGAACAAAGAGTAAGAGTTAGGGATATTGCAAAAGTAAGTTTTGGTTATGAAACAGCTAGTACTGTAGCTATGTTCTTAGGAAAAGACGGTATTTTCTTAGGTGTTCAACCTAATAGTGAAGCAAATATTGTAAAACTTACAAATGATGTGGAAAAAGTTGTAAATGAATTAAATGAAACTGTACTAAAAGAAAAACAGTTAAAAATTCACTGGTTATATGACCAAAGACCATATATCGTGGGTTCAGTTGATTTAGTTCAACAAAATATTATGATAGGTGCAATTCTTGCAGTTATTATTCTAATTACATTTTTAAGAAGTATTTCACCAACTGCTGTTGTTGCAGTTGCAATTCCTATATCAATTATAGGAACATTTATTATTCTTGAAGCTATGGGAAGAAGTTTAAATACTATTTCATTAGCAGGTATTTCCTTTGCTGTTGGTATGTTAGTTGATGCTGCTATTGTTGTACTTGAAAATATTGATAGACATAGAAAAAATGGTGCTAGTATTAGTGAAGCTGCATATAAAGGTGCTAGTGAAGTTTGGGGTGCATTAATTGCATCAGCTTCAACAACAATTGCTGTATTCTTACCTATCATTTTCTTAGAAGATGAAGCAGGTCAGTTATTTAAAGATATTGCTATTGCTGTAACATCAGCTGTATCATTCTCTTTATTTGTATCTATTGCAGTAATTCCAATGCTTTGGAAGAGATTTGCATCTATTTCAAAAGCAGAGCCAAAAGATGCAGGAGCTATTGCTAAATTTGGACAAAAGATAGTTGACTTAATTATGTCAATTGTAAATATTTCTTTAAAGAATTTATTTACAAAAATAGTTACGATTTTATCATTAGCAGCATTTTCAGTAGGTGCTATTTATGTTT includes the following:
- a CDS encoding efflux RND transporter permease subunit, coding for MDLIKFSIKNPVTIIVSVLIVVIFGFLSLTKLPYQLTPTVTKPEIKVTTSWAGATPYEIEREIIEEQEEALKSLNNLIEYESSSKDNYGEITLTFKLGTDIRAALQDVSNKLNEVNSYPSAANEPVIETASASPVIWMMLQTLDGNDRHVDEYKTFFENEIKPAIKRVEGVSGTMGGGGREQEMQIEFDVNKLASYGLTINEVINTLQNENVDVSAGIQNLDRRSYRIRTVHKFSTTEDIENVILISNREQRVRVRDIAKVSFGYETASTVAMFLGKDGIFLGVQPNSEANIVKLTNDVEKVVNELNETVLKEKQLKIHWLYDQRPYIVGSVDLVQQNIMIGAILAVIILITFLRSISPTAVVAVAIPISIIGTFIILEAMGRSLNTISLAGISFAVGMLVDAAIVVLENIDRHRKNGASISEAAYKGASEVWGALIASASTTIAVFLPIIFLEDEAGQLFKDIAIAVTSAVSFSLFVSIAVIPMLWKRFASISKAEPKDAGAIAKFGQKIVDLIMSIVNISLKNLFTKIVTILSLAAFSVGAIYVLFPKLDYLPQGNKNLIFNILIAPPGLSYQERYDMGAYLMKRIEPHVNQEVDGVPGLNRAFFVSFGDFNLFGGTSMVEDRAKDLIPMFRPIVNSMPSVFGVSLQSGVFENGIGEGNTVNIDISGESIEDIANVGGQLFGATMGALQGSQVRPVPSVELLYPEVRIKPDQDALKALGMSSRDLGIAVDVLMSGRKLGDFEQDGKKKIDLVLKASDEYIQTPQDIMSSQIALPNGALVPVSSLASYESTTGISEIRHLDGKRTITLQVTPPAGMTIDEAMRSIGGMLEGMKAKGAISSDVDINLSGTADKLTETIGLLLGNFLLALVIVYLLMSALFGNFVYPIVIMFTVPLATAGGFIGLALTNKFIAPQPLDILTMLGFIILVGIVVNNAILIVHQSLNYIKNHGMEHKKAVIEATRTRVRPIYMSSLTSIFGMLPLVLVPGPGSEFYRGLGSVITGGLAFSTIFTIFVTPALLMFFIKLEQAVSNKNKPVDVSKA